One window of Drosophila bipectinata strain 14024-0381.07 chromosome 4, DbipHiC1v2, whole genome shotgun sequence genomic DNA carries:
- the LOC122322170 gene encoding uncharacterized protein: protein MMPTKHSPRRSPRLEASGVPATATTTATATGTATSFASVAGDRQRPQTPKESRTDARKAASNLQPEATGQTTDSTTVVATLMERIARLESELAKARASGGQAEAARDPVRIRARGVGVSGATNTPPCSSGTLPHHGAAPRQSLSENLPRQMRDNLQTDLGVTPSLQLPAQVSANLPPQWGANLAPTLGGHWASGQPVSTTTILGYSPPSCVTAAAQPVLGYVHPEVPAPSPISYGAPTTSIQGWTPRRLTDLPDFEGQPEEWPIFLCAFTETTAAYQCTELENNQKLVKALKGEARETVKSLLIHPSNVQAVMEQLRFRYGRPEQLIRSQLESKREVQPIQEANPTLMEKLIAKLPLSKRLDWARHAATIQPYPTVARLSEWLHEFAKLVCTVTDAGAREQPKRRILHANSVREEERYVDRPRCCPICEGQHQVRDWRDFMSASTTTRIESARKRRLCFSCLDPGHMSRFCRKSRGCNVLGCQMRHHHLLHEVPERSKRPPVADGGHSLPQDRQPYRDGSGFQLKEPSYVGRSCRRAT, encoded by the coding sequence ATGATGCCCACGAAGCACTCACCCAGGCGGAGCCCCAGGCTGGAAGCCTCGGGCGTTCCCGCAACTGCGACCACCACGGCCACAGCAACTGGCACCGCGACCAGCTTTGCGAGTGTGGCTGGTGATCGGCAGAGGCCACAGACTCCGAAGGAAAGTAGAACAGACGCCAGGAAAGCGGCAAGTAACCTGCAGCCCGAAGCGACGGGGCAGACTACGGATTCCACAACTGTAGTGGCGACCTTAATGGAAAGGATCGCACGTCTGGAGTCGGAGCTGGCGAAGGCAAGAGCAAGTGGAGGACAAGCAGAGGCCGCCAGAGATCCCGTTAGAATCAGGGCACGCGGCGTTGGAGTAAGCGGTGCAACGAATACACCGCCATGTTCGAGTGGAACGCTGCCACATCATGGAGCAGCGCCACGGCAGAGTTTGAGCGAAAACCTGCCCAGGCAGATGAGAGACAATCTGCAAACGGATCTCGGAGTGACGCCATCGCTGCAGTTGCCGGCACAAGTGAGTGCAAATTTGCCGCCACAATGGGGTGCGAATTTGGCGCCGACGCTTGGCGGCCATTGGGCAAGCGGGCAACCTgtgtcaacaacaacaatactgGGCTATTCTCCGCCATCTTGTGTGACCGCCGCAGCACAGCCGGTGCTAGGTTATGTTCACCCAGAGGTACCTGCGCCATCGCCCATATCATATGGAGCGCCGACGACAAGCATACAAGGATGGACGCCACGCAGACTAACTGATCTTCCCGATTTCGAGGGTCAGCCAGAGGAATGGCCAATATTCCTGTGTGCGTTCACGGAGACAACTGCAGCCTACCAGTGCACCGAGTTGGAGAACAACCAGAAGCTAGTGAAAGCCCTGAAGGGAGAGGCTCGCGAAACAGTGAAGTCGTTGCTCATCCATCCCAGCAACGTACAAGCTGTTATGGAGCAGCTACGATTCCGGTATGGACGCCCGGAACAACTGATCCGCAGCCAATTGGAGAGCAAGCGCGAAGTACAGCCGATTCAGGAGGCCAACCCAACCCTAATGGAGAAGCTGATAGCCAAGTTGCCGCTAAGCAAGAGGTTGGACTGGGCAAGGCACGCGGCCACGATACAGCCGTATCCGACGGTGGCGCGCCTGAGCGAGTGGCTCCATGAATTCGCCAAACTGGTGTGCACTGTCACGGACGCCGGAGCCAGGGAACAACCGAAGCGAAGGATTCTGCACGCGAATAGTGTTCGCGAGGAGGAGCGATATGTCGACCGCCCCAGATGCTGCCCTATATGCGAGGGACAGCACCAGGTCAGGGACTGGAGGGATTTCATGAGCGCCTCTACAACGACACGGATCGAGTCCGCGAGAAAGCGACGACTGTGCTTCTCGTGCCTGGATCCCGGACACATGTCCCGGTTCTGCAGGAAGAGCCGCGGATGCAACGTCCTCGGATGCCAGATGAGGCATCACCACCTGCTCCACGAAGTACCTGAACGATCCAAACGGCCGCCAGTCGCAGATGGGGGCCACTCCCTACCTCAGGACCGACAGCCATACAGAGACGGCAGTGGATTTCAGCTAAAGGAACCATCCTACGTCGGCCGCAGTTGTAGACGCGCGACGTGA
- the LOC138926836 gene encoding uncharacterized protein, translating into MKGDRRTIARSCRTETSASTQLDATCCSGFYPRNLKGESRQRNVQWFGGKSAKEHTKVVSLQISAAGNPKRHGLKNVYGVANLNLPMQRLRQEDVQAVKANTRLPVMPYNNATPRILIGLDHAYLGVPFRTKSYGSGGPFAADTALGWVIYGPVNGKPSSPLLSSCLLAVPQDDLLEKMVSDYFETENFGAKPVQPVAAGRVDLEPSVGDSGDARALSTLEKTNKRVGQRYETGLLWKDDEVRFPESYSMALGRLVNIERKMKRDVDFASAYIRIMDDYVKKGYARRLEAQEVQRFQEGKVWYLPHFGVENSNKPEKIRLVFDAAAKVDGVSLNSALLKGPQRYKPLPVVLFHFREGAVGVCADIKEMFHQVLMQPKDRCAQRFLWRDGDDQREPDVYEMAVMMFGAACSPCSADYVKTVNALRYSSTDPRAALAINEYHYVDDYVDSFASEDEAIVISTRVREIHAEAGFDLCRFTSRSASVVRALNPLESIASVGWTEAEEKVLRMYWQPATDDFKFGVKYHRVPRNVMTEQRVPTKRKFLSLVMSTFDPIGFLSC; encoded by the exons ATGAAGGGCGATCGGCGTACGATCGCCAGGAGTTGCCGCACCGAAACCTCAGCATCGACTCAATTGGATGCCACCTGCTGTTCAGGATTCTACCC CCGGAACCTGAAAGGCGAGAGTCGACAGCGGAATGTGCAATGGTTTGGTGGAAAATCCGCCAAAGAGCACACGAAGGTGGTCAGCCTGCAGATCAGCGCAGCGGGCAACCCAAAGCGCCATGGGCTGAAAAATGTGTACGGAGTGGCCAATCTGAACCTTCCGATGCAGCGCCTGCGTCAGGAGGATGTACAGGCAGTGAAGGCGAACACGCGTCTGCCGGTGATGCCGTACAACAATGCGACGCCGAGGATCCTAATTGGACTGGATCATGCGTATTTAGGAGTACCCTTCAGAACCAAAAGTTATGGATCTGGAGGGCCGTTTGCAGCAGACACCGCACTTGGATGGGTGATATATGGACCGGTGAACGGAAAGCCGAGCTCGCCGCTTCTGAGTTCGTGCCTCCTAGCCGTGCCCCAGGATGATCTTCTGGAGAAGATGGTCAGCGACTACTTCGAGACCGAGAATTTCGGAGCAAAGCCGGTGCAGCCAGTCGCAGCTGGCAGAGTGGACCTGGAGCCGTCAGTCGGAGATAGCGGCGACGCACGGGCCCTGAGCACCCTGGAGAAGACGAACAAACGTGTAGGCCAGAGATACGAGACCGGGCTGCTATGGAAGGACGACGAAGTGAGATTTCCGGAGAGCTACAGCATGGCCCTCGGGAGGCTCGTCAACATAGAGCGTAAAATGAAGCGCGATGTGGACTTCGCGTCGGCTTACATCCGGATAATGGACGATTATGTCAAGAAGGGATACGCACGACGACTGGAGGCCCAGGAAGTCCAGAGGTTTCAGGAGGGCAAAGTGTGGTACCTGCCGCACTTCGGAGTGGAAAACTCGAACAAGCCTGAGAAAATCCGGCTGGTTTTCGATGCGGCTGCCAAGGTGGACGGTGTGTCTTTGAATTCAGCGCTACTGAAAGGCCCACAGCGCTACAAGCCCCTCCCAGTAGTGCTCTTCCATTTTCGGGAAGGAGCGGTTGGAGTATGTGCAGACATCAAGGAGATGTTTCATCAGGTACTGATGCAGCCGAAGGACAGATGCGCCCAGAGGTTTCTGTGGAGGGACGGAGACGACCAGCGAGAGCCGGACGTATACGAGATGGCAGTGATGATGTTCGGAGCGGCCTGCTCACCATGTTCGGCGGACTACGTGAAGACCGTGAATGCCTTGCGGTATAGCAGCACGGACCCGCGAGCAGCCCTGGCCATCAACGAATACCACTACGTGGATGACTACGTCGACAGTTTCGCCAGTGAGGACGAAGCTATCGTCATCTCGACACGGGTGAGGGAAATTCACGCTGAAGCAGGTTTTGATTTGTGCCGATTTACCTCCAGATCGGCAAGTGTGGTCAGAGCGCTGAACCCACTTGAGTCCATCGCCAGCGTCGGATGGACCGAAGCTGAGGAGAAGGTGCTTCGGATGTACTGGCAGCCGGCTACCGATGATTTCAAGTTCGGCGTCAAGTACCATCGAGTCCCGAGGAACGTGATGACGGAGCAACGAGTCCCTACCAAGAGGAAGTTCCTAAGCCTGGTGATGTCTACGTTTGACCCGATTGGGTTCCTGAGCTGCTAA
- the LOC138926837 gene encoding uncharacterized protein yields MVTAKLLLREIWRKGVNCDEPLPDELAAAFEDWRQGMSRIQEFRCPRHYTLGNLPSFCGINGKFPSVHYFGGGRVRTLQLHIFVDSSQSAFAAAAYWRATYENGDVQAHFISSKTKCAPMRTMSIPRLELQAAVLGTRLMDTVKQEHGVAISSCALWTDSKTVLHWISNTHRRYKQFVGNRVAEILESTEASQWRWIPSAENVARDKAAQGRGPEHQFAMAKRTAVSTKTRGELAEIERGLDSSDDRRRGNEIARIDTAVAARNVAKDSRLDGLSPYLDEDGVLRASGRIDDATCVPYNARRPIILSHEEALAEMIVQQHHEKMCHQNAEATIGSIRSKFWITNLRRLLRRVVSKCNVCKLRKARPLEMAHDLSTDSCIIAMRNFMSRRGPVVRIRSDNGKNFVGADREAKRFSEVFEPAQIQGELSSKGVEWIFNCPANPAEGGAWERMVQCVKKVLAHTMKELEPMEHVLENLLIEAESIVNSRPLTHLPVTVDQEAPLTPNDLLKGASDIPDLPKDDGQEPV; encoded by the exons ATGGTGACTGCCAAACTGCTGCTGAGGGAGATTTGGCGGAAAGGAGTCAACTGTGACGAGCCGCTACCGGATGAATTGGCCGCAGCCTTCGAGGATTGGCGGCAAGGGATGAGTCGGATCCAGGAGTTCCGATGCCCGCGCCACTACACACTGGGGAATTTGCCCAGTTTTTGTGGCATAAAt ggcAAATTCCCCAGTGTGCACTACTTTGGCGGCGGACGAGTGCGGACGCTACAGCTGCACATCTTCGTGGACTCCAGTCAATCGGCGTTCGCAGCAGCGGCCTACTGGCGGGCCACGTACGAGAACGGAGACGTGCAGGCGCACTTCATAAGCTCCAAAACGAAATGCGCCCCGATGAGGACCATGTCGATCCCGCGACTGGAACTCCAAGCAGCGGTATTGGGCACGAGATTGATGGACACCGTCAAGCAGGAGCACGGTGTGGCGATCAGCAGCTGTGCGCTATGGACGGACTCCAAGACTGTGTTGCACTGGATAAGCAACACCCACCGGAGATACAAACAGTTCGTCGGAAACCGAGTGGCGGAGATTTTGGAATCGACAGAGGCGTCCCAGTGGAGATGGATCCCGTCCGCCGAAAACGTGGCGCGCGACAAGGCCGCGCAAGGCCGTGGACCTGAGCATCAGTTCGCGATGGCTAAGCGGACCGCCGTTTCTACGAAGACCAGAGGAGAGCTGGCCGAGATCGAGCGAGGACTGGATTCCTCCGACGACCGACGACGAGGAAATGAAAT AGCGCGCATTGATACGGCAGTCGCAGCGAGAAACGTCGCCAAGGACAGCCGACTGGACGGACTGTCCCCATACCTTGACGAGGACGGAGTATTGAGAGCCAGTGGAAGGATCGACGACGCGACGTGTGTGCCATACAACGCACGTCGGCCTATCATACTGTCTCACGAGGAGGCACTGGCAGAGATGATCGTGCAGCAACACCACGAAAAGATGTGCCACCAAAACGCGGAGGCGACGATCGGATCGATTCGGAGCAAGTTCTGGATAACGAACTTGCGGAGACTGCTACGGAGGGTGGTGAGCAAATGCAACGTTTGCAAGCTGCGGAAGGCACGACCCTTGGAGATGGCTCACGATTTGTCCACCGACTCCTGCATAATCGCCATGAGGAACTTCATGAGCCGCCGTGGACCAGTGGTCAGGATAAGGAGCGACAATGGGAAGAACTTCGTTGGAGCCGACCGCGAGGCCAAGAGGTTCAGCGAAGTGTTCGAGCCTGCACAGATCCAGGGTGAGCTCTCGTCTAAGGGAGTCGAATGGATCTTCAACTGCCCGGCGAACCCAGCTGAAGGCGGTGCCTGGGAGAGGATGGTGCAGTGCGTGAAGAAGGTGCTGGCGCACACAATGAAGGAGCTCGAGCCCATGGAGCATGTACTGGAGAACCTGCTGATTGAGGCGGAGAGCATCGTAAACTCTCGTCCGCTCACTCATCTACCGGTGACGGTGGACCAGGAGGCTCCACTGACGCCTAACGATTTGCTGAAAGGAGCATCGGATATCCCAGATCTCCCCAAGGATGATGGACAGGAGCCCGTGTGA